The following are from one region of the Salvia hispanica cultivar TCC Black 2014 chromosome 1, UniMelb_Shisp_WGS_1.0, whole genome shotgun sequence genome:
- the LOC125219076 gene encoding probable WRKY transcription factor 12 isoform X1 — protein MEGPPIFDHPHLQISFSAHHQPDQMGFVQFEDHHNPVLSFLPPPPPPVKAAAGFNHDEQQQLPVNRSSWNNDQVVVDPKAVNDESNNANDASNSWWRSSSSDKNKVKIRRKLREPRFCFQTRSDVDVLDDGYKWRKYGQKVVKNSLHPRSYYRCTHSNCRVKKRVERLSEDCRMVITTYEGRHNHSPSDDSNSEHDCYTSF, from the exons ATGGAAGGCCCTCCCATTTTCGATCATCCCCATCTCCAGATTTCCTTCTCCGCTCACCACCAACCTGATCAAATGGGGTTTGTTCAGTTCGAGGATCATCACAATCCGGTGCTCAGCTTCctcccgccgccgccgccgcccgtGAAAGCCGCCGCAGGATTCAATCATGATGAGCAGCAGCAGCTTCCAGTGAATAGATCCTCATGGAATAACGACCAAGTA GTGGTGGATCCTAAGGCTGTGAATGATGAGAGTAACAACGCCAACGATGCTTCCAATTCAtg GTGGAGGAGTTCTTCGTCAGACAAGAACAAGGTGAAGATACGGAGGAAGCTGCGGGAGCCGAGGTTTTGTTTTCAGACGAGGAGCGACGTCGATGTTCTTGATGATGGCTACAAATGGAGGAAGTATGGACAGAAAGTTGTCAAGAATAGCCTCCATCCAAG AAGCTACTACCGATGCACGCATAGCAATTGCCGGGTGAAGAAGAGAGTGGAGCGGCTGTCGGAAGACTGCAGGATGGTGATTACAACATATGAAGGCAGACACAACCACTCTCCCTCCGATGATTCCAACTCCGAGCACGACTGTTACACCTCTTTTTAA
- the LOC125219076 gene encoding probable WRKY transcription factor 12 isoform X2: MEGPPIFDHPHLQISFSAHHQPDQMGFVQFEDHHNPVLSFLPPPPPPVKAAAGFNHDEQQQLPVNRSSWNNDQVVDPKAVNDESNNANDASNSWWRSSSSDKNKVKIRRKLREPRFCFQTRSDVDVLDDGYKWRKYGQKVVKNSLHPRSYYRCTHSNCRVKKRVERLSEDCRMVITTYEGRHNHSPSDDSNSEHDCYTSF; the protein is encoded by the exons ATGGAAGGCCCTCCCATTTTCGATCATCCCCATCTCCAGATTTCCTTCTCCGCTCACCACCAACCTGATCAAATGGGGTTTGTTCAGTTCGAGGATCATCACAATCCGGTGCTCAGCTTCctcccgccgccgccgccgcccgtGAAAGCCGCCGCAGGATTCAATCATGATGAGCAGCAGCAGCTTCCAGTGAATAGATCCTCATGGAATAACGACCAA GTGGTGGATCCTAAGGCTGTGAATGATGAGAGTAACAACGCCAACGATGCTTCCAATTCAtg GTGGAGGAGTTCTTCGTCAGACAAGAACAAGGTGAAGATACGGAGGAAGCTGCGGGAGCCGAGGTTTTGTTTTCAGACGAGGAGCGACGTCGATGTTCTTGATGATGGCTACAAATGGAGGAAGTATGGACAGAAAGTTGTCAAGAATAGCCTCCATCCAAG AAGCTACTACCGATGCACGCATAGCAATTGCCGGGTGAAGAAGAGAGTGGAGCGGCTGTCGGAAGACTGCAGGATGGTGATTACAACATATGAAGGCAGACACAACCACTCTCCCTCCGATGATTCCAACTCCGAGCACGACTGTTACACCTCTTTTTAA
- the LOC125201847 gene encoding pentatricopeptide repeat-containing protein At1g02150-like: MLLQPTAQILPPNYHHKNSNHLQISSSLSLSSGLQNSAFFHKQPNLSIAFKTLNNPAFVTCSSAPQPYSYGTVDYENRPMVKWNAVFKKISLLDNSVLDVGAASVLNQTENEGKNLSKWELSRVVKELRKFRRFRLALQVYEWMNNRAERFRITTSDTAIQLDLIAKVHGISRAEQYFQKLPDDLKDKRIYGSLLNAYVRARMREQAESLMAEIKNRGYASHPLPYNVMMTLYMSFKEYEKIEPLISEMKEKGIALDLYTYNIWISSCGSLGSLEKMEQVFNRMQLDTTINPNWTTYSTMATMYIKYGQFEKAVDCLKKIESRMTGRDRMPYHYLMSLYGSTGNKEDVYRVWNGYKASFVNIPNVGYHTMISALIRMDDIVGAEELYDEWLGVKSVYDPRVGNLLLSSYVRKGLFQKAETLFDQIIEAGGKPNSMTWEIVSEIHIQNSRIPEALSCFQNAASTEGSKNWRPKLTNVSAILDYSEKNGDNATKNALIEVLRQVGSLEDEAYMSSLASLRDPSTNDRDSSTEDRADSHDDEDADFALLNQLQGSL, encoded by the exons ATGCTACTCCAACCCACTGCCCAAATTCTTCCCCCAAATTATCACCACAAGAATTCTAATCATTTGCAGATTTCGAGCTCGCTCTCATTGTCGTCTGGCCTTCAAAATTCTGCTTTTTTTCATAAACAGCCTAATTTATCCATCGCTTTTAAAACCCTCAACAATCCAGCGTTTGTCACGTGCTCGTCGGCACCGCAGCCTTACAGCTATGGAACTGTTGATTACGAAAACAGGCCGATGGTGAAATGGAACGCTGTATTCAAGAAGATATCGTTGTTGGACAACTCGGTTTTGGATGTGGGCGCTGCTTCCGTGTTGAATCAGACGGAAAATGAGGGGAAGAATCTATCCAAATGGGAGCTCTCCAGAGTGGTGAAGGAGCTCAGGAAGTTCAGGCGCTTCAGATTGGCTCTTCAG GTTTATGAATGGATGAATAATAGAGCAGAAAGATTCCGAATAACCACAAGTGATACAGCTATTCAGCTAGATTTGATTGCTAAAGTGCATGGGATTTCAAGGGCTGAGCAATATTTTCAGAAGCTCCCGGATGATTTGAAAGATAAGAGAATATACGGGTCCCTTTTGAATGCTTATGTCCGTGCTAGAATGAGAGAACAAGCTGAATCTCTGATGGCTGAAATCAAGAATAGAGGATATGCTAGTCATCCACTTCCATATAATGTGATGATGACTCTCTATATGAGTTTTAAAGAATACGAAAAGATTGAGCCTCTGATATCCGAAATGAAGGAGAAGGGAATAGCATTAGATTTGTACACGTACAACATTTGGATTTCATCCTGTGGTTCTTTGGGATCCCTGGAGAAAATGGAACAAGTTTTTAATCGTATGCAGCTGGATACCACCATCAATCCCAATTGGACTACTTATAGCACAATGGCCACAATGTATATCAAGTATGGGCAGTTCGAGAAGGCTGTAGACTGTTTGAAGAAGATTGAAAGTAGAATGACTGGTCGGGATCGTATGCCATATCACTATCTCATGAGTCTGTATGGAAGCACTGGAAATAAAGAGGATGTCTACCGAGTTTGGAACGGCTACAAGGCTTCATTTGTCAATATTCCAAATGTGGGCTACCATACTATGATCTCTGCTCTAATCAGAATGGACGACATTGTGGGTGCTGAGGAGTTATACGATGAATGGCTTGGAGTGAAATCAGTATATGACCCTAGAGTGGGAAATCTTCTCTTGAGTTCATATGTCAGAAAAGGGCTTTTCCAGAAGGCAGAGACCCTTTTCGACCAGATAATTGAGGCGGGAGGAAAGCCTAATTCTATGACTTGGGAGATCGTCTCAGAAATCCACATCCAAAATTCAAGGATTCCTGAGGCTTTATCTTGCTTTCAGAATGCTGCTTCAACTGAAGGCTCGAAAAACTGGAGGCCAAAACTGACCAATGTCTCTGCCATTCTTGATTATTCCGAGAAAAATGGTGACAATGCAACAAAGAATGCCTTGATAGAGGTCCTGAGACAAGTAGGCTCCCTTGAAGATGAAGCCTATATGTCGAGTTTAGCATCACTGCGTGATCCATCGACTAATGACAGAGATTCATCAACAGAGGATAGAGCGGATAGTCATGATGACGAAGATGCAGATTTTGCACTTCTAAACCAACTCCAAGGAAGCTTGTGA
- the LOC125200921 gene encoding uncharacterized protein LOC125200921, with protein MAAQGTHLLQLVLSCRKITAQVTCSSSKSIVAMASSSEEEFIKAYRAKLNRFPRSSIYWDSKTASRIGDKIGIRLQEKGVSSVGIDVGEELSRPIHYRRLLGPFFESVKRNGITVNGAEDLVFLGR; from the coding sequence ATGGCGGCCCAGGGCACGCACCTCCTCCAATTAGTTCTGTCCTGCCGGAAAATCACGGCGCAGGTGACGTGCAGCAGCTCGAAGTCGATCGTAGCCATGGCCTCATCGAGCGAGGAAGAGTTCATCAAAGCCTACAGAGCGAAATTGAACCGGTTCCCACGGTCGAGCATCTACTGGGACTCGAAGACCGCATCGCGAATCGGTGATAAGATCGGGATCCGCCTCCAAGAGAAGGGCGTGTCGAGCGTCGGAATCGACGTAGGCGAGGAGCTCTCAAGGCCTATCCACTACCGCAGGCTGCTGGGGCCCTTCTTCGAATCGGTGAAGCGGAATGGAATCACCGTCAACGGCGCCGAGGATTTGGTTTTCCTCGGCCGATGA
- the LOC125200920 gene encoding dol-P-Man:Man(7)GlcNAc(2)-PP-Dol alpha-1,6-mannosyltransferase-like: MAQSSNSMQVYGYDLLLGLIAAFYVFMAPYTKVEESFNVQAMHDILYHQHHIEKYDHLEFPGVVPRTFIGSILVSTLASPFVLAASLLQFPKLYSLYAVRLVLGFIILSSLRFFRIQIRKNFGSQVEAFFVILTAIQFHMLFYCSRPLPNILAFGLVNLAYGYWFQKRFYAALNSLVFATIVFRCDILLLVSPLGLELLLSRSISLRKAVISCLIAACSFIGLTVMVDSVMWRRILWPELEVFWFNSVLNRSSEWGTHAFHWYFTSALPRSLLVAYPLSVLGLFLDRRIRMYVIPVLSFVTLYSKLPHKELRFIISSLPIFNLSAAIAASRIYNNRKKSLWKYLNIAMLGLFLISLGCTTLMFMASYENYPSGHALKVLHKMGHLEHNSNELWVHIDTFSAMNGISRFCENHAPWRYSKEEGIPLQEFQRRNFTYLLSEHAQRNGYKCLLSTTGFSGTRLHAGFPPILLVKKPKVFVHGNTNNNEIIHRSWPGC, translated from the exons ATGGCGCAAAGTTCCAATTCAATGCAAGTTTATG GTTACGATCTGTTGCTGGGGCTAATTGCTGCGTTTTACGTGTTCATGGCGCCTTACACTAAGGTTGAAGAAAGCTTCAACGTTCAG GCAATGCACGACATTCTGTACCACCAGCATCATATAGAAAAG TATGATCATTTGGAATTTCCTGGAGTAGTCCCTCGTACATTTATTG GCTCCATTCTCGTATCAACTCTAGCTTCTCCATTTGTGCTAGCTGCTAGTTTATTGCAGTTTCCAAAGCTATACAGTCTTTATGCAG TTCGTTTGGTGTTAGGCTTCATCATATTGTCTTCGTTGCGTTTCTTTCGTATTCAG ATCAGGAAGAACTTTGGATCTCAAGTGGAAGctttttttgtaatattgaCTGCAATTCAGTTTCACATGCTGTTCTACTGCTCACGCCCCCTTCCTAACATCTTGGCATTTGGCTTAG TAAACTTGGCATATGGGTATTGGTTTCAGAAAAGGTTTTATGCAGCATTGAATTCTTTG GTTTTTGCCACCATCGTTTTTAGATGTGACATCCTGCTACTTGTTTCACCACTGGGGCTTGAACTTTTGCTG TCTAGATCTATTTCATTGCGGAAAGCTGTAATATCGTGCTTGATAGCTGCTTGCTCTTTCATAG GATTGACAGTGATGGTTGATTCAGTCATGTGGAGGAGGATATTATGGCCTGAGCTGGAagttttttggtttaattcaGTGTTGAATCGAAGTTCTGAATGGGGT ACTCATGCGTTTCACTGGTACTTCACATCTGCTCTTCCCCGCTCGTTGCTGGTGGCGTATCCACTGTCTGTG CTAGGTTTATTTCTTGACAGAAGGATTCGGATGTATGTTATTCCTGTTTTATCTTTTGTTACGCTCTACTCGAAACTTCCACACAAG GAACTCCGATTCATTATTAGCTCTCTTCCTATCTTCAACCTATCTGCTGCAATTGCTGCTAGCAGAAT CTACAACAATCGGAAAAAGAGTTTATGGAAATATCTTAACATTGCCATGCTGGGTCTGTTCCTGATCAG TCTAGGGTGTACGACCTTAATGTTTATGGCATCATATGAGAACTATCCTAGCGGCCATGCCCTAAAAGTTTTGCATAAGATGG GGCATTTGGAACACAATTCAAATGAACTCTGGGTTCACATCGACACGTTCTCAGCAATGAATGGAATCTCACGCTTCTGTGAAAATCATGCTCCGTGGCG GTACTCTAAAGAAGAAGGGATTCCTCTTCAAGAATTTCAGCGAAGAAATTTTACCTACCTTTTAAG CGAGCATGCTCAGAGAAATGGTTACAAGTGTCTACTTAGCACAACTGGGTTTTCTGGGACTCGTCTTCATGCTGGATTTCCTCCCATATTGCTG GTTAAAAAACCGAAGGTTTTTGTACATGGAAACACGAATAACAACGAAATAATTCACAGAAGCTGGCCAGGATGCTGA